The stretch of DNA GGTGGGCGAAAACGGCGCCGGCAAGTCAACTCTCGTGAAGATCGTCGCCGGCCTCTACCGCCGCGACAGTGGCGACTTCCTTCTGCGTGGCGAGAGCGTCGACTTCACCTCGACCGCTGAGTCGAAGGCGGCCGGCATCGCCGTCATCTACCAAGAGCCAACGTTGTTCCCCGATCTCTCGGTCACCGAGAACATCTTCATGGGACGCCAACCGACCAACCGCTTCGGCAAGATCGACCGCAAACGGATGCGCAGCGAGGTGCAGGGCCTGTTCGCCCGCCTCGACGTGCGCATCAACCCCGACCGCCCGGCCGAGGGCCTCTCCATCGCCGACCAGCAGATCATCGAGATCGCCAAGGCAATCTCGCTTGACGCCCGCGTGCTCATCATGGACGAGCCGACAGCCGCACTCAGTGGGGTCGAGGTCGACCGCCTCTTCGCCGTCGCCCGTAGCCTCCGTGACGAGGGCCGCGCCCTCGTCTTCATCTCGCACCGTTTCGACGAGGTCTTCGCTCTCTGCGACACCATCACCGTCATGCGCGACGGCGAGTACATCTCGACCGACGCCATTGACGCGACATCCGTTTCAGAAATTGTGCGGCGGATGGTCGGCCGCGACGTGGCAGACCTCTTTCCGAAGCAGGTGGCTGAGATCGGCAAACCCGTGCTCGAGGTGAACGGCCTGAACTCGGCCGGCGTCTTTCACGACATCACCTTCACCGTGCGCGCCGGTGAGATCGTCGGCCTGGCCGGACTCGTGGGTGCCGGGCGCAGTGAGATTGCCCGCGCCGTGTTCGGTGTCGACTCCTACGACTCCGGCTCGGTGCGCATCGCCGGCACCGCCGTCCCGAAACGAAACCCCGCTGCGGCGATGAGCCTCGGCCTGGCCCTGGTCCCCGAGGATCGCCGCAAGCAAGGCCTCGTGATCGACTCGACCGTCGCCCGCAGCACGACCATGGCCATCCAGAAGCAGCTGACGAAGTTCGGCCTGCTGACCGCGGGCGCCGAAAACGCTGCGGCACGCATCTGGGCGAGCCGCCTCGAGGTCAAAACCAACGCACTCGACTCCGTCGTCGGCACCCTGAGCGGTGGAAACCAGCAGAAAGTCGTGCTCGCGAAGTGGCTCGCCACCAACCCGCGTGTGCTGATCATCGATGAACCGACCCGCGGCATCGACGTGGGAACAAAGTCGGAAGTTCACCGTCTCCTGTCCGAACTCGCCGGCACGGGGCTCGCCATCTTGATGATCTCCTCCGAGCTTCCCGAAATTCTCGGCATGGCCGACCGCGTGCTCGTCATGCGCGAGGGCCGCCTCACCGCCGAGCTCAGCCGGGCCGACGCCACCTCAGAAACTGTTATGCACGCCGCGACGCACGCAACGGAGCACCACTCGTGACCACGACGCTGACCCCCACACCAGCCCCCGCCCGCCCTCAAAACGGGCTCACTCTCGGCCTGTACTCGTTTTTGCGAGCCCGAGAAACGAGCATCCTGCTCGCCCTGATCCTCGTGATCGTGGTGACGACGGCGAAAAACCCCAACTTTCTGTTCAGTCCAGACGGCTGGCGCGACCTGCTGCTGACCCCGTCGATCCTGATCCTCGTGGCCGTCGGCCAGGCGATCGTGATCATCACCCGCAGCGTCGACCTGTCAGTTGGCTCGGTGCTCGGCCTCACCGCCTATCTGACCGGTCGCCTGTTCATCGACATTCCGGGAATCCCGATCATCGTGGTGTTCGCCGCAGGCATTGTGCTCGGCGGCCTGCTCGGCCTGATCAACGGCGCGCTCGTCGCCTTCGCAAAGGTTCCGGCCCTCGTGATCACCCTGGGCACGCTCTACGCCTATCGCGGGATCAACGTGCTCTGGGCCGGCAGCGACCGGGTCAACGCCTCGGACATGCCCAAGGATTTCCTGTCCCTCGGCACCAGTTCGGTGCTGTCGATCCCCCTTCTGACCATCATCGCCCTCGTTGTACTTGTGGCGGCCGGTTGGTACATGCGCAACACCCGCGGCGGACGCGAGTTCTACGCAATCGGTTCGGAACCAGCGGCGGCCGAGCTCTATGGGCTGAGGGTGACCAAGCGCATTCTGATCGCCTTCGTCGCCTGTGGCGCGTTGACCGGCCTGGCCGGCGTGCTGTACGCCGCACGCTACGGCACCATCAATTCGCAGGCCGGCAGCGGCTTCGAACTGGATGCCGTCGGTGCGGCGGTCATCGGTGGCGTTGCCATCTTCGGTGGGAGTGGCACGGTCTGGGGCGCCGCCCTCGGCGCTGCCCTGCTGCTCACCATCAACCGCGCCCTGCCCATCCTCGGCGTTCCCGATTTCTGGCAGCGTGCCGTCGTCGGCGTGCTGATCATCGGCGCCATCGTTCTCGACCGGGTGCTCTCGCTTCGACAAACCCGCAAGCTGCTGGAAGAGAGGGACGACACCAATGTCTAGTACCGCAACTGTCGAGGCTCCGGTCTCCTCCCCCCGCGTCTACAACGACTATGGCCAGCCGGCCTGGCGTCGCATCCTCGTCACCCGCGAAAGCGCCGTCATCGGCCTGCTGCTTATCGTGATCCTCGTCGCCTCACTCAGCGTGCGCAACTTCGGCAGCCCGATCACGATGACCTATCTCCTGCTTGACGTCGCGCCGATTCTGCTGATCGCCCTGCCGATGACCCTCGTGATCATCACGGGAGAGATCGACCTCTCAGTGGCGAGCATGGTGGGACTCAGCAGCGTGCTGGTCGGAACACTCCACCAGGCCGGTCTCGACCTCCTCTCCGCCGGCCTGGTCGCCCTCGTCGTCGGCATCCTCGGCGGCGCCATCAACGGCCTCTTGATCACGGTCGTCGGCCTCCCCTCGCTCGCAGTGACGATCGGCACACTCGCGCTGTATCGCGGACTCGCCGTCGGCATCCTCGGCACGACCGCGGTGACCGACTTCGACGCGTTCTGGACCACGCTCGCTAAGTCGAAGATCGGCGAAACCGGCATTCCTTCGATCATGATTCCGTTCGTGGTGCTGGCGATCATCTTCGCGATCGTGTTGCACTTCACGCCGTTCGGCCGCGGAATCTTCTCGATCGGTTTGAGCCCGGATGCGGCGACCTTCTCCGGCGTCAACGTCAACCGCACGAAGATGATCCTGTTCATGTTGACCGGTGTCGTCTCGGCGTTCGCCGGCATCTACTACACGCTGCGCTTCGGTAGCGCCCGCGGAGACAACGCGACGGGGCTGGAACTCCAGGTCATCGCCGCGGTGCTGCTCGGCGGAGTCTCAATTTTCGGTGGCCGTGGGGCACTGCACGGCGTGATCGCCGGCGTGCTTCTGATCGGAGTGCTTGCCAGCGCCTTGCGCCTGGCGAATGTCACATCCGACGTCATCAACATCATCACCGGAGTGCTGCTCGTGCTCTCGGTGGTGTCGGCAAGCTTCCTGGCCTGGCTGCAGAAAAAGCGGCAAGCGTCCGGGGGAACAAAACGGGGTCGGATCAACGCGGCCAAGGCGTAGCTCCCACCTTTTTGCCGATCACGAGGCGTGATCGGCTCAACTTTCTATGAAAGGAAGAACAACGATGTTGTTTCACACACGTAAGGCCCGGGCGGGCGCCGTCGCAGCACTCGCGGTGACCGTCGCACTGGTAGCCACCGGCTGCTCCACCAGTGCTACTCCGACCTCCGACGACAAGTCGGGCGACAGCGCTAACCTCGCCATCACCTTCCTGCCGAAGAACCTCGGAAACCCGTACTTCGACACGTCCGACAAGGGCGGCGAGACGGCCATCACAGAGTTCGGCGGAACGTTCGCTCAGGTCGGCCCGGCAGAAGCCAGCCCCGACGCCCAGGTCAGCTACATCAACACGCTCACCCAGCAGGGTGTCGGTGCCATCGTGGTCTCGGCCAACGACCCCAAGGCCATCGGCGATGCGCTGAACGAAGCCCGCGATGCCGGCGTCAAGGTTGTCACCTACGACTCCGACACCGAGGCGCAGTTCCGCGACGTCTTCATCAACCAGGCTGACTCAGCTGGTATCGCCAAGGTGCAGGTCGACCTGATCGCCGAGCAGATCGGTGACGCCGGTGAGATTGCCATCCTCTCCGCCAGCGCCAACGCCACGAACCAGAACGCCTGGATCGAGCTCATGAAGAGCGACCTCGCCAAGAACCACCCGAACATCACGCTCGTCGAGACCGTCTACGGCGACGACGACGACCAGACCTCGTTCGACAAGACTGCAGCACTTCTGCAGACCCACCCGAACCTCAAGGGAATCGTCTCCCCCACGACCGTCGGAATCGCTGCAGCTGCACGCTACCTGCAGACCTCTGACTTCAAGGGCAAGGTTGCTCTCACCGGTCTCGGCACGCCGAACCAGCTGCGCGACTACGTGACCGACGGAACCGTCACCGCGTTCGCCCTGTGGAACCCGGCAGACCTCGGCTACCTCGCAGCCTTCGCTGCGAAGGCACTCATCGTCGGCGACATCACCGGCGCCGAGGGCGACACCTTCGAAGCCGGCAAGCTCGGCTCCTACACGGTCGGCAAGGACGGCGTCGTGCTGCTCGGCGACCCGTACGAGTTCAACAAGGACAACATCGCTGACTTCGACTTCTAAGTCGGCGATGTGAAGTGTCCGGCCGACGGAGGTGGTCCGTCGGCCGGACTTCAGGCATCCACTGCCATTCCCTCCTCACCACCCCACCAGAAGAACCAGCACAGAGAAGTGACCAGCCAGATGACCACCACGTTCAGCTCAATCGCCACCCAGCTCGAGGCCCAAGCCATCGAGCTGCCCTCCTGGGCATTCGGCAACTCCGGCACCCGGTTCAAGGTCTTTTCGACCCCGGGCACCCCGCGCACCATCCAGGAGAAGATTCAGGATGCCGCGACCGTCAACCGCTACACGGCCCTCGCGCCGAAGGTCGCCCTGCACATTCCGTGGGACACGGTCACCGACTACGCAGCTCTCGGCGCCTTCGCCGCCGACCACGGCGTCAGTGTCGGCACCGTCAACTCCAACACCTTCCAAGACGACGTCTACAAGTTCGGCAGCCTGACGCACACCGACGCATCCGTTCGTCGGCAGGCCATCGATCACCACTTTGACTGCATCGATGTGATGCACGCCACCGGCTCGCAGGATCTCAAGATCTGGCTCGCGGACGGCACCAACTACCCCGGCCAGGGGGACCTCCGCGGCCGGCAGGACCGGCTCGCCGACTCGCTGCAGCAGATCTATGCTCGCCTCGGCGACGACCAGCGCATGGTGCTGGAATACAAGTTCTTCGAGCCGGCTTTTTACCACACCGATGTGCCGGACTGGGGAACCTCATTCGCCCAGGTCAGCGCACTCGGCGACAAGGCGATGGTCTGCCTCGATACCGGGCACCACGCACCGGGCACCAACATCGAATTCATCGTGATGCAGTTGCTGCGCCTCGGCAAACTCGGCTCGTTCGACTTCAACTCGCGCTTCTACGCCGACGACGACCTCATCGTCGGGGCGGCCGACCCGTTCCAGCTCTTCCGCATCCTCTTCGAGGTCAACCGCGGCGGCGGCTTCGGCGCCGACAGCCCCGTGGCATTCATGCTCGACCAGTGCCACAACGTCGAGGACAAGATCCCCGGCCAGATTCGCTCGGTGCTCAACGTGCAGGAGATGACCGCGCGAGCGCTGCTCGTCGACACCGGCGCCCTGCGCACGGCTCAGGATGCCGGCGATGTGCTGGGCGCCAACGCCATCCTGATGGATGCCTTCTACACGGATGTTCGTGGTGATCTCGCCGCCTGGCGCGAGTCGCGCGGACTTCCGGCCGACCCGATGGCCGCCTACGCGGCATCCGGATACCAGCAGAAGATCGCCGCCGACCGCGTGGGCGGTCAGCAGGCAGGGTGGGGAGCGTAAGCAGATGACTCAGACAACATTGAACCCGGCGGCAGCCGAGCTGATCGCCCGCTCGAACCGGCTCGGTGCCGACCCGAAGAACACCAACTTCGCGGGCGGCAACACGAGCGCCAAGGGCACAGCGATCGACCCGGCAACGGGCGAATCCGTTCCGCTCATGTGGGTAAAGGGCTCGGGCGGCGACCTCGGCACCCTCTCCGAGAGTGGCCTGGCCGTTCTGCGGCTGGACCGCATGCGCGCACTCGCCAACGTCTATGCCGGCCTCGACCGCGAAGATGAGATGGTTGCCGCTCTCGATTACACCCTGCACGGCACGGGCGGCGCCGCCCCCTCGATCGATACCGCCATGCACGGTCTCGTCGATGCCGCGCACGTCGACCACCTGCACCCCGACTCGGGCATCGCGATCGCAACGGCGGCCGACGGGGAAGCACTCACGCGCACCATCTTCGGTGACACCGTCGTCTGGGTTCCGTGGCGTCGCCCCGGTTTCCAGCTGGGCCTCGATATCGCCGCGATCAAGGAAGCTAACCCCGCCGCCATCGGCTGCATCCTGGGCGGCCATGGCATCACGGCGTGGGGCGACTCCTCGGCCGAAGCCGAAGCGAACTCGCTCAGGATCATCAACACCGCCGCGGACTACATCACCGCGCATTCGAAGGCCGAGCCGTTCGGTGCGGAACTCGACGGATACGGCGCTCTCGAAGAATCCGCGCGCCGGGCCAAGGCCGCCGCGCTTGCTCCCACCATTCGCGGCCTGGTCTCGACCGACCGCGCGCAGGTCGGCCATTTCACCGACGACGCAGCCGTGCTCGATTTTCTCGCCCGTGCAGAGCACCCGCGTCTGGCCGCCCTCGGCACCAGCTGCCCCGACCACTTTCTGCGCACCAAGGTCACGCCGCTGCTGCTCGATCTGCCGGCCGATGCGTCGGTCGAGGAGTCGCTCGGTCGCCTGCAGGAACTGCACGAGACGTACCGTGCCGACTATCAGGCCTACTACGACCGCAACGCCCTGCCCACCTCGCCCGCCATCCGAGGCGCCGACCCGCTGATCGTGCTCGTGCCGGGAGTCGGCATGTTCAGCTACGGCGCAAACAAGCAGACCGCGCGGGTGGCCGGCGAGTTCTATCTCAATGCCATCAATGTGATGCGCGGCGCGGAGGGACTGTCGTCCTACGCTCCGATCGACGAGGCGGAGAAGTTCCGCATCGAGTACTGGGCACTCGAAGAAGCAAAGCTCGCCCGCCTGCCGAAGCCCAAGCCGCTGGCCGGCCGGGTCGCCCTGGTCACGGGCGCAGCCTCCGGAATCGGCAAAGCCATCGCCACCCGGTTGGCCGCCGAGGGCGCCTGCGTCGTCATCGCCGACCTCAACCTCGAGAGTGCGCAGGCTGCCGCAGCAGAGATCGGCGGCACGGATGTTGCCATCGGCGTGCAAGCCAACGTCACCGAGGAGAACCAGGTGCAGGCGTCCGTCGATGCGGCGGTGCTCGCCTTCGGTGGTCTCGACCTCGTCGTGAACAACGCCGGCTTGTCGCTGTCGAAGTCGCTTCTGGAGACCACTGTCGCCGACTGGGATCTGCAGCACAACGTGATGGCCAAGGGCTCATTCTTGGTGTCGCGCGCCGCGGCCCGCGTGTTGATCGACCAAAAGCTCGGCGGCGACATCGTCTACATCTCGTCGAAGAACTCCGTCTTCGCCGGGCCGAACAACATCGCTTACTCGGCCACGAAGGCCGACCAGGCTCACCAGGTGCGGCTGCTGGCCGCCGAGCTCGGCGAGCACGGCGTGAAGGTCAACGGCATCAATCCCGACGGCGTCGTGCGCGGCTCCGGCATCTTCTCGAGCGGCTGGGGTGCCAAGCGGGCCGCGGTCTATGGCGTGCCGGAAGATGAGTTGGGCGCGTACTACGCACAACGCACGCTGCTCAAGCGCGAGGTGCTGCCCGAGAACGTGGCCAACGCCGTGTTCGCCCTCTGCTCCAACGATCTCTCGCACACCACGGGGCTGCACATTCCCGTCGACGCGGGTGTCGCGGCAGCGTTCCTGCGCTAGCACGTTTCGCCCAGAGTCGCCGCGCGTTCGCCGCAACGGTCGCCGCTGGGGTGGTCGTGACAATCACTGCAGGGAGCATTCATGAGTAACGGAACCGTCGCCGCCGTCGACCTCGGCGCCACAAGCGGCCGAGTCATGCTCGGCCACGTCGGCCCGAACGAACTGCGACTCGAGGCTGTCAATCGCTTTCCGAACACGCCGGTGCAGATGCCGGACGGTCTGCACTGGGATATTTTCGGGCTCTACCGTTCGGTGCTCGAGGGGCTCGGCCAGGCCGCCCGGCTCTCCCCCGGCTTGGCGAGCATCGGCATCGACTCCTGGGCGGTCGATTACGGTCTGCTGCGCGGCGACCGGCTGCTCGGCACACCGTTTCACTACCGTGATTCGCGCACGACGGCGGGTGTGACAGCCGTTCACGATCGGATTGCGTTCGCCGATCTTTACGCCGAAAACGGCCTGCAGTTCCTTCCCTTCAACACGCTCTACCAGTTCGAGGCGGAGAAGACCCACGGCCTTCTTGCCCTGGCCGATCAGGCGCTGCTTGTGCCCGACCTCATCGCGTTCTGGCTGAGTGGGGCCCGCGTGGCTGAAAGCACGAACGCGTCGACGACGGGCCTGCTCTCACTCCCGGCCCGACGCGGCGAGGAGCCGCGCTGGAATGACACGCTGATCGCGAGGCTGGGCCTGCCCCGGCAGCTGTTTCCCCCGCTGGTGCAGCCCGGCGAGCGCATCGGCACCCTCCTCCCGCACGTCGCCGACGCCACCGGCCTGGCCGCCGCGACCCCGATCGTCGCGGTCGGGTCGCACGATACGGCATCCGCTGTGGTGGCCGTGCCGATGACCGACCCGGATGCCGCGTTCATCTCGTGCGGCACCTGGGGCTTGGTCGGCGTCGAGCGTGATCAGCCGGTGCTCACCGAGGCCAGTCGCGCGGCCAACTTCACCAACGAGGGCGGCGTCGACGGGCGCGTGCGCTTCTTGCACAACGTCATGGGCACCTGGCTGCTCAGCGAATCGGTACGCACCTGGCAGAGGGTCGACCCCAGCATCTCTTTGCTGCCCCTCGTCGCGGCGGCCGAGGCGGTGAGCGTTCCCGTCGCGATCTTCGACGCCAACGACCCTCGCTTCATGGAGCCCGGCGACATTCCGGCCCGCATCGTTGAGTGGTGCGTCGAACACGGTCGGCCGGTGCCGACCAGCCCGGCCGAGTTCGTGCGCAGCATCATCGAGAGCCTCGCCCGTGCCTTCGCGTCTGCCGTGCAGACGGCGTCGGAGCTGTCGGGCACGACGGTGCGCACGATCCACATCGTCGGCGGCGGCTCGCAGAACGCGCTGCTCTGCCAGCTCACGGCCGACCACGCCGGCATTCCCGTCGTGGCCGGACCGGTCGAGGCGACGGCGCTCGGCAACGTACTCGTGCAAGCGCGCGCGGCCGGCCTTGTCTCGGGAGACCTGGAGAGCCTCCGTGGCCTCGTCGCCGCGAGCATCCAGCCGCTGCACTACGCGCCGCGCCGGCGTACCTAGGCACCGGCCGCACCGGAGCGCAGAGGAACACCGGATGCCGCGGCATCCGCTCGCTAGGCTCGAAGAATGACCGACACCCGACTGACCGTGAGCCTGCCCGGAACCGCCCTTCTCAGCGCGCTGAACGCCCTGGGCGAACTGCCCACTGGTGTCGACGTCGTGCAGTGGGACCTCACGGGTGCGCCGCCCGCTGGGGCGCTCGACATCGTCGTGCCGCCCTACATGGGAGCGACAGGCAAGCTGGGCGCCCTCGCCGGCGTGACAACGCGTCTGGTGCAGAGCCAGTCGATTGGCTACGACGGCGTGGCCGACATCCTGCCGCCCGGGCACGTCTTCGCCAACGCGGCGAGCGTGCACGAAACCTCGACCGCCGAGCTCACCCTGGCCCTGATTCTCGCGTCGCAGCGCGGAATTCCTGATTTCGTGCGGGCTGCCGACGAGGGCCGTTGGGCTCCCGCCCGGCACGCGAGTCTGGCCGATCGAACGGTGCTGCTGATCGGTTATGGCGGGGTCGGCCAGGCGATCGAGGCCCGGCTTTTGCCGTTCGAGACGGATGTCGTGCGCGTCGCGTCTCGCGCCCGCACCGACGAGCGCGGTCCCATTCACGGCATCGATGAGCTGCCGACGCTCCTGCCCCAGGCAGACATCGTCGTGGTCGGGGTTCCGCTGTCGGAATCCACGCATCACCTCGTCGACGACGCCTTTCTCGCCCAGATGCGCGACCGCGCCCTGCTGGTGAACATCGCCCGGGGGCCGGTGGCCGATACCGACGCGCTGCTTGCGCATGCCGCATCCGGACGTCTTCGCCTCGCGCTCGACGTGACCGACCCCGAGCCCTTGCCGCCGGGGCATGCGCTCTTCACCCTGCCGAACGTACTGATCACCCCGCACGTCGGCGGAGCCTCGACCGCGATGATGCCACGAATGGCACGACTACTTCGCCGTCAGATCGACCTCATGCTGGCCGGCGACGCCCCCGTCAACGTGGTGGTGCGTTCGTAACGACAGGCTGGTCAGCGCTGCGAACCGCGACAGAAGCCGCCCCCGTGGCGCGCTCGGGTGAGCGGTAAGTCTGCCAGACTGATCTGGTGCGCACTTCCAGAGCGATTCGTACCCTCCGCGGTACTGTCGCTGCCGCATTCGCGACATTCGTCGCCGTGCTCTCGCACATCATGGGTGGTGGCGAGATGCCAGGCGTCTGGGGTGTCATCACCCCCCTGGCCCTGTCGATCCCGCTGTGCGTGCTGTTGAGTGGGCGCCAACTGACGTTGTGGCGGCTGGCCGGCTCGGTCGCGCTCAGCCAGTTCCTGTTCCATACCCTCTTCGTGCTCGGTACCGTGCCCGCGGGCGGAACGGTGCCTGACCTCGGCCCGCAGGCACTCCACGGCCATGGCGCCCATGGGCTGGCGTTCACGCTCCCATCGGGTGACCTGTCGGCGGCAGACTCGGGTCTCGCCGACGGAGGGATGTGGGTCGCCCACGCTCTTGCCGCACTTCTCACCGTCGCCTTTTTGCACCGCAGCGAAACGGTTTTCACGAGCCTCCAGAATGTCAGCCGGGTCGTTGTCTCCCTCCTCCTTCCCGCGCTCGACGTGCCCGTTCTCAGCCCCGCTTCACGGCCCCGCAGCACCGCGGCGCTCTGGACGCAGCTCACCCTGACGCCGCTGGGAGTGTTCCCCTCGACGGTCTTGCGGCGAGGTCCACCCACCGCGGTGTGCTCGTAATATCGCGTGCTGCGTGCCACGGATCGCGCACGGATCATCCGTCCGTGCCGGTGTGTTCGATCGGCTGATCGTCCGTCGGTGCTGAGTCACCCCTGTCTGCGAGCTCGCGCTCTGCCGCAGTAGCAACGGGGGGCGACCTTCCCCCGATACACGCCCGCAGGCAGAGCGCGCACACGCCCGCACGCTCGGCGTCCTCTCGTCCGATGCCCGCACGCTCGGCGCCCCGAAGGAACGAGCCCTTCCGTCACCCCGCGCCGGGCCAGCCGGCCTGCGCTGTTCGGGCGTTCGTGGCACCCGGCCACCGTTTACTGCTCTTCGAGAATGAGGTTTGACATGGCTCGTGTTCCCCCGTTTCTAGCGTTGGCCGCTGCGGCATCTGTCGCACTGGTCGGCGCGATATTTTTCCTCCAGGTCACGCCCGCGCAGGCCCACGAACAGCTTGCTTCCAGCTCTCCCGCTGAGAACGAGCGACTGACCGCCGCCCCGGCCGAGATCGAGTTGAACTTCACCAACGAGATTCTGACAATCGGTGCGATCGTGCGGGTGACCGACCCAGCCGGCATCACCTGGCACCAGGGTGAGCCGACGCTCACCGGTTCCCGCGCCGTCATGCGGGTCGATCCGGCACTGCCGAGCGGCAGCTATACCGCCGCTTGGCGGGTGGTCTCGGCCGACGGCCATCCCATCAGTGGCGTCATCCCGTTCACGGTCGAGACCGGCATTCCGGGTACGACCGGCGTTCCGGGTACGACAGGCATTCCGGGTACGACGGGCGCCACGGATGCCGCAGATAGCGCAGCATCCGGGAGCGACGCGGCGGCCGCGGAAAACGCGGCGGGCAGTGCGGGGCCGGCATCCACCTCACCGTCGGGACCGTCGGGGCTTCTGCGCTCCGTGCTCATCGGCATCATCGGATCGCTCGTCGCCGGGAGCATCGCAGCCGCGGCCTGGGCTCTGGCACGAAAGACGCGCGGCCCGAAGCGCATCGCAGAACCCCGTGCAGCGCCCAAGCCGGACACCACTGAGTCGGTGCCGTCCGGCCCCGACTCAGGAAGCTCATCCGGCTGACCTCCGGCAGACACCGCACGTCGACCGACACCGGCGGCACTCCACCCAACACCCTCCGCAGCACCAGCACCAGCACCAGCACCAGCACCAGCACCATCACCATCACCACCACATCTCCGTGAATTCATCGAAAGGGATTCCTCTTATGCGCACACGCACCACGCCACTCGTCACACTCGTCGCCGCCGCAACACTGGTTCTGACCGGATGCGGCGGCGCCGTCGAACCAACCGCATCCGCCCCCGCATCCGCTCACTCCGCGGCGACGGCCAGCGATCTCATCACCCTGGACAACGCCTGGGTGAAGGCCGCCGAAACGGGAATGACCGCGGGGTTCGGTGAGCTGAAGAACTCGGGGACGACCGATATCACCCTGGTCGCAGTCACAACCGCCGCTGCGGCGAGGGCCGAGCTGCACGAAACAGTGAACAACGAGTCCGGCGAGATGATGATGCGAGAGAAGGACGGCGGATTCACCGTTCCGGCCGGGGGAAGCCTGCTTCTCGAGCCAGGAGCGAACCACATCATGCTCATGGCCCTGACTCAGCCGATCACGGCGGGTGACGATGTTCGGTTCACCCTCACCTTCTCGGACGACTCGACACTCACCGTCACTCTTCCGGCGAAGGACTATTCGGGCGCGAACGAAAACTACGACGACGCGACGACCCCGCACTCCGACATCGAGTCGGACGAGCACGCGGGACACACCAAGTAATGGCGAACGACCAGGACGCATCGCCTGGTCGCGGCGGGCTGTCCCGGCGACGCCTCCTCCTCGGAGGAGCCGTCGCCGGTGTCGGCGCCGTCACGGCCATCGCCGCCGATCTCGCACTGCGCCCACCCGCGCCGTCCGCGTCCGGCGGGGTGGCGACTGAGCCCGCCGCTGAGTCCGCCGCGGCCACGTCGGATTCCGGCAGCGCTGCGTCCGAGTCGCTTCA from Leifsonia psychrotolerans encodes:
- a CDS encoding copper resistance CopC family protein, coding for MARVPPFLALAAAASVALVGAIFFLQVTPAQAHEQLASSSPAENERLTAAPAEIELNFTNEILTIGAIVRVTDPAGITWHQGEPTLTGSRAVMRVDPALPSGSYTAAWRVVSADGHPISGVIPFTVETGIPGTTGVPGTTGIPGTTGATDAADSAASGSDAAAAENAAGSAGPASTSPSGPSGLLRSVLIGIIGSLVAGSIAAAAWALARKTRGPKRIAEPRAAPKPDTTESVPSGPDSGSSSG
- a CDS encoding 2-hydroxyacid dehydrogenase; this translates as MTDTRLTVSLPGTALLSALNALGELPTGVDVVQWDLTGAPPAGALDIVVPPYMGATGKLGALAGVTTRLVQSQSIGYDGVADILPPGHVFANAASVHETSTAELTLALILASQRGIPDFVRAADEGRWAPARHASLADRTVLLIGYGGVGQAIEARLLPFETDVVRVASRARTDERGPIHGIDELPTLLPQADIVVVGVPLSESTHHLVDDAFLAQMRDRALLVNIARGPVADTDALLAHAASGRLRLALDVTDPEPLPPGHALFTLPNVLITPHVGGASTAMMPRMARLLRRQIDLMLAGDAPVNVVVRS
- a CDS encoding rhamnulokinase, giving the protein MSNGTVAAVDLGATSGRVMLGHVGPNELRLEAVNRFPNTPVQMPDGLHWDIFGLYRSVLEGLGQAARLSPGLASIGIDSWAVDYGLLRGDRLLGTPFHYRDSRTTAGVTAVHDRIAFADLYAENGLQFLPFNTLYQFEAEKTHGLLALADQALLVPDLIAFWLSGARVAESTNASTTGLLSLPARRGEEPRWNDTLIARLGLPRQLFPPLVQPGERIGTLLPHVADATGLAAATPIVAVGSHDTASAVVAVPMTDPDAAFISCGTWGLVGVERDQPVLTEASRAANFTNEGGVDGRVRFLHNVMGTWLLSESVRTWQRVDPSISLLPLVAAAEAVSVPVAIFDANDPRFMEPGDIPARIVEWCVEHGRPVPTSPAEFVRSIIESLARAFASAVQTASELSGTTVRTIHIVGGGSQNALLCQLTADHAGIPVVAGPVEATALGNVLVQARAAGLVSGDLESLRGLVAASIQPLHYAPRRRT
- a CDS encoding copper chaperone PCu(A)C; the encoded protein is MRTRTTPLVTLVAAATLVLTGCGGAVEPTASAPASAHSAATASDLITLDNAWVKAAETGMTAGFGELKNSGTTDITLVAVTTAAAARAELHETVNNESGEMMMREKDGGFTVPAGGSLLLEPGANHIMLMALTQPITAGDDVRFTLTFSDDSTLTVTLPAKDYSGANENYDDATTPHSDIESDEHAGHTK
- a CDS encoding bifunctional aldolase/short-chain dehydrogenase, whose protein sequence is MTQTTLNPAAAELIARSNRLGADPKNTNFAGGNTSAKGTAIDPATGESVPLMWVKGSGGDLGTLSESGLAVLRLDRMRALANVYAGLDREDEMVAALDYTLHGTGGAAPSIDTAMHGLVDAAHVDHLHPDSGIAIATAADGEALTRTIFGDTVVWVPWRRPGFQLGLDIAAIKEANPAAIGCILGGHGITAWGDSSAEAEANSLRIINTAADYITAHSKAEPFGAELDGYGALEESARRAKAAALAPTIRGLVSTDRAQVGHFTDDAAVLDFLARAEHPRLAALGTSCPDHFLRTKVTPLLLDLPADASVEESLGRLQELHETYRADYQAYYDRNALPTSPAIRGADPLIVLVPGVGMFSYGANKQTARVAGEFYLNAINVMRGAEGLSSYAPIDEAEKFRIEYWALEEAKLARLPKPKPLAGRVALVTGAASGIGKAIATRLAAEGACVVIADLNLESAQAAAAEIGGTDVAIGVQANVTEENQVQASVDAAVLAFGGLDLVVNNAGLSLSKSLLETTVADWDLQHNVMAKGSFLVSRAAARVLIDQKLGGDIVYISSKNSVFAGPNNIAYSATKADQAHQVRLLAAELGEHGVKVNGINPDGVVRGSGIFSSGWGAKRAAVYGVPEDELGAYYAQRTLLKREVLPENVANAVFALCSNDLSHTTGLHIPVDAGVAAAFLR